The DNA segment CGTCGCCGAGGATCAAGCAACGATTGCCGGTCTTGAAGCGAATGATGACGAAGTCCGACTTGTCGTCGCAGGCGTCGCCGATGCCGTCGTGATCCGTGTCGGACTGCTCGGTGTTCGCCTGCTTCGGGCAGTTGTCCTGGTCGTCCGGAATGGCGTCCCCGTCGGCGTCGGCCGCCTGGCAGGAGCCCTCGGATGCCACGGGGCATATATCGCCGTGGCAGCTCCACTCCGGGAAATCGAAGGCGATCTTCGAGCCCGCGGGAGCGCACTCCTTCCCCTCGAATGGATCGGCCGTACAGGCGGCGTCGAAGCTGCCGCCGCTGCGCTTCTTGTCGCCGAGCACGATGCGCGAGGTGACGCTGCCCGTGAAGTCGCCGGTCACCGTGACCGTCCCCCCCTCGTTGCCGTTGCCGCTGAAATCGGTGTCCTGGACCAATTTGCCCGTGGCCACGAGGTTGAGCGTCCGCGGGACGGTCATCCCGCCCTCCTCGACGTCGATGGTGACGGCGTGCGCGCAGGCGTCATAGGTGAACGTGCTGATCGCGCGTACGCCGCTGAGGCTCACATCCCAGTGGACTTGCCCGGAGTCGCACTGCTCGAGCCAATCGCCCGTGCCCGAGGGGTTCTGGCATCCGTTCAGCAGGCACTTCGTCTCGTCTTGCCAAATTGCGAATGCGCGCGCCAGATCCCCGTTGGACCAGGGCACCACCGGGTCGCAGCTCGCCTTGCAGCTCTCGCTCTCGACCTTGTAGTTGGCCTCGTCCGTTCCTTTCGACCACGCTATGCGGATCACATTGAACCCGCAATTCGGCACGGCGATCTGGCGCGTCGCGTCGAGCCGGTTTACGCAATTTCCCCCGTTCCACTCCGCCGGCGTGCCGTCGGTGGTGAAGCAGATGACGGGCTCTTCGTCCAGGTTGATCACCTTGACGAGCGAGTTCACCTCGGGGAGGGTGGTGGCGCTTGGGGGGTCGAAGTGCGGGACGGGGGTCTCGAGGGGCGTACCGCCACAACTCAGGGCAACAAAAGCGAGGAACAAGGACGTAAACGGACGACGCATGGCCCCAGCATATCGCCAATCGCTGTCGGGGCAGGTGGAAATTCGTGAAGCTCGCCCTCTCCCCTACGGACGAAGCCGTCCGCCCCCGTCCCCTGTCCGCCTCTACACATCAGCATGCACATTGTTCAAAACGCAACACTTCGCGCCCCCAATGGCGGCTCGGAGCTCCATTCGAAGCCGGAGATGCCTCCGAGTCCATCATCAGCCGCGCGCGAATCGTGCTCCAACAGCCTGATCTTTGCAACCACCGCATACTCGTGTTAAGGCCGCCACGCGCCGCACAATGCGGCGCATTTCATGGTGGTGCCATGCAACTTCGACGACTCTTCTTTGGTTCTTTGGCTCTCCTCGCGCTGGCTCCTGGTAGGGCCCGCGCTGCGCCCGTCACCGTGCCGAACGGCGTGGCGGACGCCCTCCCCGGCTCGGGCACGGGCCTCTGCGCCGCTTCGGCGATAGCGACGAACCCGTCGGCGGACTTCGACCTCCCCAATCCGAACGGCTACATGGAGGCGATCAATGGCTTCATCGAAGCGCACGCGGCCGATCGTGTCGAGCACGTGCTCCGCTCGGCGCTCGATCTCTCCAACAACAACTCGTCAGGCCTCGCGATGAGCTACGGCGATTTCATCGACGCGGCGCTGCCGGAATGCAAGACGGGCGGATGTGATTTCTTCGCCAACGACTCGACGATGGCCTTCGCCTCGCGCCTGCGCGGCTTCTTCAACGTCACGCCCGATCTCGTGAACAAGCCCATCCACTTCGGATTCTACGCGGACGACTCTGTCAGCTTCACGGTGTACGACAACGAATTCACCGCGTATCCCGTCGTCGTCCGACCGCCCGAGCTCGGGTTCCCGTCGTGGCGCATGACGAACCAGGTCACGTTCTCGACCCCGGGGCTCTATCCAATCGAGATCCTCTATACCGAGATCGCGGAACACGCCGCGCTGGAAATGTCGTACTTCATCGGTGACTTCACCGACTTCGAGCGGCCAGCCAACCAGCCGCCCATCGTACAGCTCGACGACGCGGGATTCACGCTTTTCGAACCTTCCCGGTTTTTCCAGACGCTGAATGGCGACCCCTCGTACCCGGACCTCGGCGTCTGCAAGCAATGCGACCGGCAGTTCATCAACCAGGCGGGCAACAACGGCTGCGACGCCGGGGATTACTGCAATGAAGCGGCGCTCTGCGCGCCTTGCGACATGGCCCAGCGCTGCGGGCCGACCTGCGCGCCGTGCGGCGGCGACACCCCGTTCTGCGTGAACCTCGACGGGAACCTGAAGTGCGGCGAATGCCGCGCGGACGCCGACTGCGCGGACGGCGCCACCTGCGATCCGAGCACCAAGACCTGCAACACATCGAATTCGCCCGCGGGCACGGGTGGAGCCGACGGAAGCGGTGGCAGCGGTGGCAGCGGCGCCGAGGACGGGGGAGCAGAGGGTGGTTGTGGTTGTCGGGCCGAACCGACCTCGAAGCACGCCGGATCCGCGGGCATTCTGGGTCTCGCAATCGCGGTGATGGGCCTCGCGCGGTCGAGGCGGCGCACGTCGCGCGCTTCGAGCCGCTGACGCCTCGTCGAGCCCGCCTCAGCCC comes from the Polyangium spumosum genome and includes:
- a CDS encoding thrombospondin type 3 repeat-containing protein, with the translated sequence MNSLVKVINLDEEPVICFTTDGTPAEWNGGNCVNRLDATRQIAVPNCGFNVIRIAWSKGTDEANYKVESESCKASCDPVVPWSNGDLARAFAIWQDETKCLLNGCQNPSGTGDWLEQCDSGQVHWDVSLSGVRAISTFTYDACAHAVTIDVEEGGMTVPRTLNLVATGKLVQDTDFSGNGNEGGTVTVTGDFTGSVTSRIVLGDKKRSGGSFDAACTADPFEGKECAPAGSKIAFDFPEWSCHGDICPVASEGSCQAADADGDAIPDDQDNCPKQANTEQSDTDHDGIGDACDDKSDFVIIRFKTGNRCLILGDGKAESTSTCEPTDPRQQWEMFPDGDAFGFRNLSNGQCLSQSGILAGPWTVITAPCDGSDEQRWKLEKYEQGGFDQNFPIRLHNVADNFCAYTDFTGEVYGTASNCGLAGTESNRKVGLYYGGAFDTLPYHP
- the traA gene encoding outer membrane exchange protein TraA family protein is translated as MQLRRLFFGSLALLALAPGRARAAPVTVPNGVADALPGSGTGLCAASAIATNPSADFDLPNPNGYMEAINGFIEAHAADRVEHVLRSALDLSNNNSSGLAMSYGDFIDAALPECKTGGCDFFANDSTMAFASRLRGFFNVTPDLVNKPIHFGFYADDSVSFTVYDNEFTAYPVVVRPPELGFPSWRMTNQVTFSTPGLYPIEILYTEIAEHAALEMSYFIGDFTDFERPANQPPIVQLDDAGFTLFEPSRFFQTLNGDPSYPDLGVCKQCDRQFINQAGNNGCDAGDYCNEAALCAPCDMAQRCGPTCAPCGGDTPFCVNLDGNLKCGECRADADCADGATCDPSTKTCNTSNSPAGTGGADGSGGSGGSGAEDGGAEGGCGCRAEPTSKHAGSAGILGLAIAVMGLARSRRRTSRASSR